A stretch of Aspergillus nidulans FGSC A4 chromosome VI DNA encodes these proteins:
- a CDS encoding uncharacterized protein (transcript_id=CADANIAT00009478): MMDYGGHQYHQQQQPHPHPQSQQNAHLQQHHVQSPAIGAAAARQSANANANANANANAFASNSSLYRSQSQADMTGLSPSVRNMTTSSQSLLGLPAGTSYGSFSGQFQPTSTSNLLSRSSDSLGQLRSSYDSLQGVQRNMNPVTNYRHTSLNSQTLSPHAQGLSTSPQQSLDRMQQLQRQSPHTQSTSAPSNASPMLSHSQNQQYTQYQQSSPYQTQSAQYQQPVSQYQQPQKTQPTQYQQPQQYRQPQQAQYTPQTQSSPYLPQTQYPQYPSSQQPPYQQLQNYQQQQKSAQVPQSSQQSYPQQTQIPQTSQQNYQQASAQRAPQTSPVQQGYQQNSTSAQQAPQLSQQSYAPQAQKSAQGPQASPVKQSYQQPGQKPSHAGQQSYQHTAQSSAQQLPQSSQQSFLLSSAQVPQSSQQKGYQQASTQQVPQSSQPSYPQQVNKPAQLPQLSQQQSYLPGPTQVSQSSQQKSYQQAGQQGLQSSQQSYPQQAQTSAQAQSSPHVQQYQQHAQKSHHVLHPQAQQVQQNQKAARPSQPSQAQAKPSPLQSQQAQQVQVQANHTSASNAHPAQANPQPQRASQQVQAQQPAQSQKTSQQAQNQQTLPNQAYQQFYSQHAQQAQRSPYQTHMQNPQYPYTYQPQFAQQYMQSPQLRTSQATQQQYQSQQSQTSQSQSPQQSVMQKQPTTQLQQEQQPRSQAQAQPQKPPAQTNQLASKPPAKEPKKKKASKKEAKQKPAASQAVSQTASQPAPQARASQTAASQAPPQAKGSQVTAQSSASQPYASQTYGSQAPAYQFHAQASQPYAPQAHTQQNTFQTTTSQAHAAPTNSFQTNTSQSHGQAHSFQVPVSQPHASQMNTFQATPQANSLGAQGSQPTQIPSQPSTQPKVESLSQQSQPSQQVQPTTNGNGQASGTFITENPTQKKTKPGDPNHTPRKRGRPRKQPGEATKPRKPKRPRNPDGTVDLSAALPPNLAAIPGVGIPFSIAPNPPPAPPASTASSAPPAPVIGLDGNPIPQKRKRGRPRKSEADGTPRKPRPPRDPNRPKGTGRPRGRPRKVDVLARKKLEEEQAAAAAAAAHAADQNSQPGAGQPAATQAPPSQAQHGHMQAGHVQVKVNQTSQGQPSKGQGQIHQWQVNQANQSHVSQAQANQAPTNRAQVTHQTSQGQATQGQAQWQISQGKSGSGREQVGQGQFGQSVQAPSGQTNQYAQGTHPGHAHPSHGHPSQAPVQPQSQNQAARPQGQQQMQPQQHARHTHAQQAQPMQNQLRGSPMQSMQASPMQSMQASPLQNQIGQRQPVQRPPVQTSSQRPQSHLQAQVNAKPQMQVQPQKAQPQMQNHMQAKPVVHAQTTKTQGQTQQVQQAQQAQVQQAPAQGQPQKAQVQQLAQPLQMQRQAPSPMQTPAQRPHQPHLLGHGQSQLHHAQAQQGQIQGQAQTRSPTSQAQAQTHNLGKAHPHAQPTQQAHSSYPTHSTHSSHSTHSSHSAQSAQSASYPHSHPYQPQFQEQIPQLHMHSQLHHLNQQHPVYSQFSQRQQQPSMTLNPQTGQKRPSSVLDDDPRKRAYIMPHQL; encoded by the coding sequence ATGATGGATTATGGCGGCCACCAATaccaccagcaacagcaaccgcACCCTCACCCGCAGTCCCAGCAAAATGCCCATCTACAGCAACACCACGTGCAGTCGCCGGCCAttggtgctgctgccgcgcGGCAGTCGGCAAATGCCAATGCTAACGCTAACGCCAATGCCAACGCATTTGCCAGCAACAGCTCCCTGTATCGCTCCCAGTCGCAGGCCGACATGACGGGGCTTTCCCCGAGCGTGCGCAACATGACCACCTCGTCGCAGTCGCTGCTGGGCTTGCCAGCAGGAACGAGCTATGGCTCGTTCTCGGGCCAATTCCAGCCCACTAGTACGTCAAATCTGCTGTCCAGGAGTTCAGACTCGCTCGGGCAGCTGAGGAGCTCGTATGACTCTTTGCAGGGAGTCCAGAGGAATATGAATCCAGTGACGAATTACCGGCATACTTCACTGAACTCGCAAACGCTGTCACCGCATGCGCAGGGGCTGAGTACATCTCCACAGCAGTCGTTGGATCGGatgcagcagcttcagaGGCAATCGCCACATACGCAGTCGACTTCCGCTCCGTCTAATGCCTCGCCGATGCTCTCGCATTCCCAGAACCAGCAATATACGCAGTATCAGCAATCTTCGCCGTATCAGACACAGTCggctcaatatcagcagcCAGTGTCTCAATATCAGCAACCCCAAAAGACGCAACCAACTCAGTAccaacagccgcagcaatatcgacagccgcagcaggctCAGTATACGCCGCAGACGCAGAGCTCTCCTTACCTGCCTCAGACGCAGTACCCTCAGTATCCTTCGTCACAGCAGCCGCCATATCAGCAGCTACAGAACtaccaacagcagcagaagtcGGCCCAAGTACCACAATCGAGCCAGCAGAGCTATCCGCAGCAAACGCAAATACCGCAGACAAGCCAACAAAACTATCAACAAGCGTCGGCTCAGCGAGCACCGCAGACGAGCCCGGTACAGCAGGGATATCAGCAGAACTCGACGTCGGCCCAGCAAGCGCCACAGCTGAGTCAACAGAGTTATGCACCACAAGCCCAGAAGTCAGCGCAAGGACCGCAGGCGAGCCCGGTGAAACAGAGTTACCAGCAGCCGGGCCAGAAACCGTCACACGCAGGCCAACAGAGCTATCAGCATACAGCGCAAAGTTCAGCTCAGCAACTTCCACAGTCGAGCCAACAGAGCTTTCTGCTTAGTTCCGCCCAGGTACCACAGTCGAGTCAACAGAAGGGTTATCAGCAAGCGTCTACTCAGCAAGTACCGCAGTCTAGTCAGCCGAGTTATCCTCAGCAAGTAAATAAACCAGCGCAGCTACCACAGTTGAGCCAGCAACAGAGTTACCTGCCGGGACCGACTCAAGTGTCCCAATCAAGCCAGCAAAAAAGTTATCAGCAAGCAGGTCAGCAAGGACTGCAATCGAGCCAACAGAGCTATCCACAGCAGGCGCAGACATCTGCCCAAGCGCAGTCGAGCCCGCATGTACAACAGTATCAGCAACATGCGCAGAAATCCCATCATGTACTACATCCTCAGGCGCAGCAAGTGCAGCAAAATCAGAAAGCCGctcgaccttctcaaccatctcaggctcaggctaAGCCTTCACCATTGCAGtcgcagcaagctcagcaagTGCAGGTTCAAGCTAACCACACTTCTGCATCAAATGCCCACCCAGCGCAAGCAAATCCTCAGCCTCAACGGGCGTCTCAACAGGTCCAGGCTCAGCAACCAGCTCAATCTCAAAAGACGTCTCAGCAGGCGCAGAATCAGCAAACCCTGCCAAACCAGGCTTACCAGCAATTCTATTCTCAGCATGCGCAACAAGCTCAGCGTTCACCGTACCAGACTCATATGCAGAATCCTCAGTATCCGTATACATACCAGCCTCAGTTTGCTCAACAGTACATGCAATCGCCACAATTACGGACTTCGCAGGCAACCCAGCAGCAGTACCAGTCACAGCAGTCCCAAACCTCTCAATCTCAGTCTCCGCAGCAATCAGTCATGCAGAAACAGCCAACAACCCAAttgcagcaggagcagcaacCGCGGTCACAAGCACAAGCGCAACCTCAGAAACCGCCTGCACAGACCAATCAATTAGCTTCAAAACCTCCCGCTAaagagccaaagaagaagaaagctagcaagaaggaggccaagCAGAAGCCTGCTGCGTCTCAAGCTGTATCTCAGACTGCGTCCCAACCTGCACCGCAAGCCAGGGCATCTCAAACTGCTGCGTCACAGGCGCCGCCACAGGCCAAGGGCTCTCAAGTCACCGCGCAGTCCTCAGCCTCTCAGCCGTACGCCTCCCAGACTTATGGTTCCCAAGCGCCGGCCTATCAATTCCACGCCCAAGCATCCCAACCATACGCACCACAAGCACACACTCAGCAAAATACTTTTCAAACTACTACCTCCCAAGCACATGCTGCCCCAACAAACTCTTTCCAAACTAACACGTCTCAATCACATGGCCAAGCTCATTCTTTCCAAGTTCCCGTTTCACAACCGCATGCCTCCCAGATGAACACCTTTCAGGCCACGCCTCAAGCAAATTCCCTGGGAGCTCAAGGCTCCCAACCTACGCAAATCCCTTCTCAGCCGTCAACCCAACCGAAAGTTGAATCGTTGTCTCAACAATCTCAACCGTCTCAGCAAGTCCAGCCTACAACCAACGGGAATGGACAGGCTTCGGGTACATTTATCACAGAAAACCcaacgcagaagaagaccaaacCTGGAGACCCCAATCACACTCCCAGAAAGCGAGGCCGTCCGCGGAAGCAACCCGGCGAAGCAACAAAGCCGCGGAAACCGAAGAGACCCAGAAATCCGGATGGCACTGTTGACTTATCTGCAGCATTGCCTCCAAATCTAGCTGCCATCCCGGGGGTGGGTATTCCGTTTTCCATAGCTCCGAATCCgccgcctgctcctccagcttctacgGCGTCCAGCGCACCGCCGGCGCCTGTAATCGGACTGGATGGTAATCCGATTCCGCAGAAGCGCAAGCGTGGACGGCCTCGTAAGTCTGAGGCGGACGGGACGCCTCGTAAACCACGGCCACCGCGGGATCCAAACCGGCCGAAAGGGACTGGGCGGCCTCGTGGGCGACCCCGGAAGGTGGACGTGCTGGCAAGGAAGAAACTagaagaggagcaagcagcagccgccgccgccgccgctcatGCTGCGGATCAAAATAGTCAGCCTGGAGCCGGCCAACCTGCAGCCACTCAAGCGCCACCCAGTCAAGCACAACATGGCCACATGCAAGCTGGGCACGTCCAAGTCAAAGTCAATCAAACTAGTCAGGGACAGCCAAgcaaaggacaaggacaaaTCCACCAGTGGCAGGTCAATCAGGCCAACCAGAGCCACGTCAGCCAAGCACAAGCCAACCAAGCGCCAACGAATCGCGCACAAGTCACCCATCAAACTAGTCAAGGGCAGGCCACACAAGGGCAGGCCCAATGGCAGATTAGTCAAGGGAAATCTGGCTCGGGGCGAGAGCAAGTCGGTCAAGGACAATTTGGACAATCTGTGCAGGCACCGTCTGGACAGACCAATCAGTATGCGCAAGGGACTCACCCGGGACATGCACACCCTTCGCATGGCCATCCATCGCAAGCGCCCGTTCAGCCTCAGTCTCAAAATCAGGCTGCCAGAcctcaaggccagcagcaAATGCAGCCCCAGCAGCACGCTCGGCACACTCACGCGCAGCAAGCGCAGCCAATGCAGAATCAGTTGCGGGGGAGCCCCATGCAAAGCATGCAAGCTAGCCCGATGCAATCCATGCAGGCGAGTCCGCTGCAGAACCAGATAGGCCAGAGACAACCTGTGCAGCGGCCTCCTGTGCAGACATCGAGTCAACGACCTCAGTCGCACTTGCAAGCTCAGGTGAACGCCAAACCGCAGATGCAGGTCCAGCCACAAAAAGCGCAGCCTCAGATGCAGAACCACATGCAGGCCAAACCCGTTGTGCACGCTCAGACGACCAAGACTCAGGGGCAGACCCAGCAGGTACAGCAGGCACAGCAAGCCCAGGTTCAACAAGCGCCAGCCCAGGGTCAGCCGCAGAAGGCTCAggttcagcagctggctcagcCATTGCAGATGCAGCGACAGGCGCCGTCGCCGATGCAGACACCGGCGCAGCGGCCCCATCAACCGCACCTCTTGGGGCATGGCCAGTCGCAGTTGCATCACGCGCAGGCACAGCAGGGGCAGATCCAGGGGCAAGCCCAGACTCGGTCTCCGACTTCGCAAGCTCAGGCGCAGACGCACAATCTCGGCAAGGCACACCCTCACGCTCAACCAACTCAACAAGCTCATTCATCGTATCCCACTCACTCTACCCACTCCTCTCACTCTACCCACTCCTCTCACTCCGCCCAATCCGCCCAATCCGCATCGTACCCGCACTCGCACCCGTACCAACCACAATTCCAGGAGCAGATACCGCAGCTGCACATGCACTCGCAGCTCCACCACCTCAACCAGCAACATCCTGTCTACTCACAATTCTCGCAAAGACAACAGCAGCCATCGATGACGCTCAACCCGCAGACCGGGCAGAAGCGGCCGTCCTCGGTGCTGGACGACGATCCCCGGAAACGCGCGTATATCATGCCACATCAGCTCTAG
- a CDS encoding hydroxymethylglutaryl-CoA lyase (transcript_id=CADANIAT00009479), with protein MRLYHESKPEPETGLRKENENENEHKNEDEIEIEPQVHIVEVSPRDGLQNIPEFIPTEIKVALIRRLAGTGLQTIEIASVVSPKVVPQLADWRAVLGHRVVRRLSQSGGGGPASASESDSESESESSQQSESSFESETEFELELEPREGFCLPILLPNLKGLSLLLSHSPRPPIRSICVFISATAPFSHRNINCSVDDGLLRAREVTVAAKKAGIPRVRGYISCIFTDPITREPTDPSAVLHCTRFLLESGADEIALSDTDGSGSPGLTSSLLRYLLENGVPVDRLACHFHDTRGRGLENVWAAYEVGVRVFDGSVAGLGGCPFAPGARGNVDTVSLVKMFEENGVRTGVDLGLLDEVGKWVKGRLRGYRECGRNGDGNGTKLGIGAGKDEREERRTLQLGLFTATGY; from the exons ATGCGCCTCTACCATGAGTCcaagccagagccagagacTGGGCTTCGGAAGGAAAATGAGAATGAAAATGAGCATAAAAATGAGGATGAGATAGAAATTGAACCGCAGGTCCATATCGTCGAAGTCTCCCCGCGCGACGGCCTGCAGAACATCCCCGAGTTCATCCCCACTGAGATCAAGGTCGCCCTGATCCGCCGGCTAGCAGGCACCGGTCTACAGACGATCGAGATCGCCTCGGTCGTGTCTCCAAAGGTGGTGCCGCAGTTGGCGGATTGGAGGGCTGTGCTTGGACATCGGGTTGTCAGGCGGCTGTCACAGTCCGGGGGCGGCGGGCCAGCCTCTGCTTCTGAGTCAGACtcagagtcagagtcagagtcaAGCCAGCAAAGCGAGTCTAGCTTCGAGTCCGAGACTGAATTTGAACTGGAACTTGAGCCGCGAGAGGGCTTCTGCCTTCCCATCCTCCTGCCCAACCTCAAAGGGCTATCCCTCCTGCTCTCGCACTCACCCCGGCCACCCATAAGATCCATATGCGTCTTCATCTCCGCCACCGCGCCCTTCAGCCATCGCAACATCAATTGCTCTGTTGACGACGGGCTTCTTCGAGCCCGCGAGGTGACGGTCGCTGCAAAAAAAGCCGGAATCCCGCGAGTCCGCGGGTATATATCGTGTATCTTCACTGACCCAATCACGCGTGAACCAACGGATCCGTCTGCTGTGCTGCACTGTACGAGATTCTTACTTGAGTCTGGGGCTGATGAAATTGCGTTGAGTGACACAGATGGATCGGGGTCCCCGGGTCTCACTTCCTCGTTACTGAGGTATCTTCTTGAGAACGGAGTTCCCGTGGACAGGTTGGCGTGCCATTTCCACGATACGCGGGGTAGGGGACTGGAGAATGTGTGGGCGGCGTATGAAGTTGGGGTCAGGGTCTTTGACGGGAGTGTTGCTGGACTGGGAGGGTGCCCGTTTGCGCCGGGGGCGAGGGGGAATGTGGATACGGTGAGTTTGGTGAAGATGTTTGAGGAGAACGGGGTGAGAACGGGTGTTGATCTGGGCTTACTTGATGAGGTTGGCAAGTGGGTAAAGGGGCGTCTGAGGGGATATAGAGAGTGTGGTAGGAATGGCGATGGAAACGGGACCAAATTAGGGATTGGAGCTGGAAAGGATGAGAGGGAAGAAAG GAGAACGTTGCAGCTGGGCCTTTTCACGGCCACTGGGTATTGA
- a CDS encoding putative cholinesterase (transcript_id=CADANIAT00009480) translates to MHGLVAALLCGLAVAAPSCPAPAPSLGTLQTLKYNYLSAQNNGTSAVLVHDQLSNAAAQTRCAAIGESLYPFASAPAANRTELAHQFDYLVYAQDLRRDQDVWVAGADAGKGGKGGDCQAYSPSQREVVSVPCDRRLPALCTANVPPTRDIDRTVVPSSKVTVSTAGYTLTGYRDARSFRFLGIPFADPPVGELRLAPPREYSGPKRIDATRLGASCIQSVSGFGASRDISEDCLYLNVFTPIVPERPGIVRKPVAVYFYGGAFTSGTASIIDYDGGNFASRNDLVVVTVNYRLGALGWLATGNLTTGSYGTRDQILALRWVQANIAAFGGDPSHVTIFGQSAGGQSVVALLSSTAARGLFSGALIQSAPVDLPWYTRQVYSELVVPHVAQAVGCGNATTESESALLRCLRSLPATSFLDNSTAFEAATSAIATDVADSYLHVSQLLASIEPFMPMVDDSDSASGVIDNQFHRLVSENTLPNRVPTFFTTTPDEAALYVNRLVPELGSAQSGLNTLLGLAYPPPLASALINATAFPTDTKQPDSVRIEGASALTHSEWSCPLAHLLRVAVPGTFPTLYSAQITDGHAQSNGSTPDICKPNAIYNATCHSNDVLPAWGTLNSKTIDVLPYYGLADLKHSQFLNDIFGSFFRSYDPNPDLDMLRLRGSAYEHTLNVFGAGYKIDEYTPAEKTVPLLGRLPGRTANPGVTEQCDVFEAYGYTFENAVFTEA, encoded by the coding sequence ATGCACGGCCTTGTCGCCGCCCTGCTCTGCGGGCTGGCTGTCGCAGCGCCCAGCTGCCCAGCGCCCGCACCATCGCTGGGCACGCTGCAAACGCTCAAGTACAACTACCTGAGCGCCCAGAACAACGGCACATCGGCGGTGCTGGTCCACGACCAGCTCAGCAACGCTGCTGCCCAGACTCGCTGCGCTGCCATTGGGGAGTCGCTCTACCCCTTCGCGTCTGCGCCCGCCGCCAACCGCACTGAGCTGGCGCATCAGTTTGACTACCTGGTCTATGCCCAGGACCTGCGCCGCGACCAAGACGTCTGGGTGGCCGGCGCAGATgcaggaaaaggaggaaaaggaggagactGCCAGGCGTATTCGCCCAGCCAGAGAGAGGTCGTGTCTGTCCCCTGCGACCGCCGACTGCCGGCGCTGTGCACTGCCAATGTGCCCCCGACTCGGGATATCGACCGGACTGTCGTGCCCTCGTCCAAGGTCACCGTTTCGACCGCGGGTTACACACTGACCGGCTACCGCGATGCGCGGTCCTTCCGGTTCCTCGGCATCCCGTTCGCCGACCCCCCTGTTGGTGAGCTGCGTCTTGCGCCTCCGCGGGAGTACTCTGGCCCTAAACGCATCGACGCCACCAGACTCGGCGCCTCATGTATCCAGTCGgtctctggctttggcgcGTCGCGCGACATCTCCGAGGACTGCCTGTACTTGAACGTCTTCACGCCAATCGTGCCCGAGCGGCCCGGCATAGTGCGCAAGCCCGTCGCGGTCTACTTCTACGGTGGCGCCTTCACCAGCGGTACCGCGTCGATCATCGACTACGACGGCGGCAATTTCGCCAGTCGCAACGATCTCGTCGTCGTCACCGTCAATTACCGTCTCGGCGCGCTCGGCTGGCTAGCCACGGGTAACCTGACCACCGGCAGCTACGGCACCCGAGACCAGATCCTCGCCCTCCGCTGGGTGCAGGCGAATATCGCAGCTTTTGGCGGCGACCCCAGCCACGTCACCATCTTTGGCCAGTCGGCTGGCGGCCAGAGCGTCGTCGCCCTGCTCTCCTCGACCGCCGCCCGCggtctcttctccggcgcCCTCATCCAGTCCGCTCCTGTCGACCTTCCCTGGTACACCCGGCAAGTCTACAGTGAATTGGTCGTCCCCCACGTCGCGCAAGCTGTGGGCTGCGGTAACGCGACGACTGAGTCCGAGTCTGCGCTGCTCCGCTGCTTGCGCAGTCTGCCGGCGACATCCTTCCTCGACAACTCGACGGCCTTTGAAGCCGCCACATCGGCAATCGCAACCGACGTCGCCGACTCCTACCTGCATGTCTCGCAGCTCCTCGCCTCGATTGAACCCTTTATGCCCATGGTCGACGACTCCGACTCGGCTTCGGGCGTCATCGACAACCAATTCCACCGCTTGGTCTCGGAAAACACTCTCCCCAACCGCGTCCCGACCTTCTTCACGACGACGCCGGACGAAGCAGCCCTGTACGTGAACCGGCTGGTGCCCGAACTCGGATCGGCGCAATCCGGCCTCAACACCCTGCTCGGTCTTGCTTACCCGCCCCCCCTCGCCTCTGCGCTCATCAATGCAACCGCATTCCCTACAGACACAAAGCAGCCAGATTCTGTCCGTATCGAGGGCGCCTCCGCTCTTACCCACAGTGAATGGTCGTGTCCTCTCGCGCACCTCCTCCGGGTCGCCGTCCCGGGCACATTTCCGACCCTGTACAGCGCACAGATCACTGACGGGCATGCGCAGAGCAACGGCTCGACACCGGATATTTGCAAGCCGAACGCCATCTACAATGCGACCTGCCACTCAAACGATGTTCTGCCGGCGTGGGGAACGCTGAATTCCAAGACGATTGACGTACTGCCGTACTACGGGCTCGCTGACCTGAAACACAGTCAGTTTTTGAATGATATCTTTGGTTCCTTTTTCAGGTCATATGACCCGAATCCGGATCTTGATATGCTCCGTCTGCGCGGGAGCGCGTATGAACATACCCTCAATGTATTCGGAGCCGGGTACAAGATCGATGAGTATACTCCTGCCGAAAAGACCGTGCCTTTGCTGGGACGCCTTCCTGGCCGGACGGCCAATCCGGGGGTTACGGAGCAGTGTGACGTTTTCGAGGCGTATGGGTATACCTTTGAGAACGCCGTCTTTACGGAGGCTTGA
- the tmpL gene encoding putative NRPS-like enzyme (transcript_id=CADANIAT00009481) produces MSTAHSRFSSERNADLFQQFGFGPRTQVPFATVHEAFIYHALRAPMDVALLDLSGHSSREVTYGELLRQSQFIAAQLKHEGVMPGNRVLLLGRRSTEMVAGILGILMAGAQYIPMDGGVVPDLTVQRAVEQSAATVAVCLQQYKERLASLGGLSPILLLEDLLCGDMYTRFVVDEDHLLREGDVQQETPKAWTLRTRTSPTSSAKNRGIWGYRAARKLVISSQLASIWIDILICTPSILARYTPDDFPNIKRVATADRWAASATFYNCCGPTETTIINTMHEHTTGMQLTIGKPTPNNNVYILDGNKRPCRIGEVGTIWAGGLGVSRGYIGKPEKTTERYHYDVFVDDGRSVMYNTGDLARWFPNGSLETLGRNDDQVKAKGFRVELDGVSACLASSPNVHQATALLVNGELTGFLTPRNCAIQALHQSLKAKLPYYAIPTRWQTMDEFPLTPNGKVDKRSLIQQLTAGDKIYPVLAEREGSSSSISTPSTTITTTSSSSSPQNEPIPLPDKKHGRQWRGLRYRIFIVYRRLFSLVFMANLAMLICFLTFSINRRHITTVSFVNLTIAVLVRQDMAINMLYAVCCSVPTSWPLAIRKRCAKIYHLGGMHSSAAVMAVAWYTGAICYNINSFVNQPEDPLRPSVLTITLSLLACSIFITMIGLAYPTLRKKHHDLFERVHRFGGWVALVIIWVQTISSIREQRVSSRSLGHAIESEPAFWMLLVITLSIASSWLFLHSVPVDAEVLSNHAVRLHFTYTVPVNGTFIRLSRRPLLEWHSFAAVPAPEAVDGRERGYSLVVSRAGDWTGKQIEKPPTRIWVRGIPTSGVMRISPLFTRLVLLGTGSGIGPLLGHIQSPGLRHRCPVRIIWSTPSPVSTFGQEIVNAVYAADAGAVVHDTKVLGRPELVKICWDAVQEFKAEGIVVISNEKVTKKVVYGMESRGVAAYGAIWDS; encoded by the exons ATGTCCACCGCCCACTCCAGGTTCTCAAGCGAAAGAAACGCAgatctcttccagcagttcGGGTTCGGTCCTCGTACCCAAGTCCCATTTGCTACTGTCCATGAGGCATTCATATACCATGCCCTCCGTGCGCCCATGGATGTTGCCCTGCTGGACCTCTCCGGCCACTCGTCCAGAGAAGTGACCTATGGAGAACTGCTCCGCCAGTCCCAGTTCATTGCTGCACAGCTGAAGCACGAGGGCGTGATGCCAGGGAATCGAGTCCTTCTTCTcgggagaagaagcacaGAAATGGTAGCTGGGATACTGGGGATCCTTATGGCGGGTGCACAGTATATACCAATGGACGGCGGCGTGGTCCCAGATCTTACAGTTCAACGCGCGGTTGAGCAGTCTGCTGCTACAGTTGCAGTTTGCCTTCAGCAGTACAAAGAGAGACTTGCTTCCTTGGGCGGCCTCTCACCAATCCTTCTATTGGAAGATCTTCTTTGTGGTGATATGTATACACGTTTtgttgttgacgaagacCACCTCCTCCGCGAAGGGGAC GTACAACAGGAGACCCCAAAGGCGTGGACGTTACGCACAAGAACGTCACCAACATCCTCTGCCAAGAACCGGGGAATCTGGGGATATCGCGCGGCGAGAAAGTTGGTCATCTCCTCTCAGTTAGCTTCGATATGG ATCGACATCCTGATCTGCACCCCGAGCATCCTGGCACGATATACTCCGGATGACTTTCCTAATATCAAACGCGTGGCCACTGCAG ACAGATGGGCTGCGTCTGCAACATTCTACAATTGCTGCGGGCCTACCGAAACCACAATCATCAACACAATGCACGAACATACGACGGGCATGCAGCTCACCATAGGAAAACCAACACCAAACAATAATGTCTACATATTAGACGGCAACAAGAGGCCGTGCCGGATTGGGGAAGTTGGCACAATCTGGGCTGGCGGCTTGGGTGTCTCACGGGGCTATATAGGCAAGCCGGAGAAGACGACGGAGCGGTATCATTACGACGTGTTTGTTGATGATGG GAGGTCTGTGATGTACAATACGGGCGACCTTGCGCGGTGGTTTCCCAATGGTAGTCTTGAAACCCTTGGACGGAACGATGACCAAGTCAAGGCCAAG GGGTTCAGGGTTGAGCTGGACGGGGTCAGTGCATGCCTAGCTTCCAGCCCTAATGTCCACCAAGCAACGGCCCTCCTCGTTAATGGAGAACTCACTGGCTTTTTGACGCCCCGGAATTGCGCTATCCAGGCTTTGCATCAGAGTCTCAAGGCCAAGCTACCCTACTATGCAATCCCAACCAGATGGCAGACAATGGATGAGTTTCCATTGACGCCGAATGGGAAGGTCGACAAGCGTTCACTGATCCAGCAGTTGACAGCAGGGGACAAGATATACCCAGTGTTGGCCGAAAGGGAGGGATCCTCGAGCTCGATATCCACGCCGTCtaccaccatcaccaccacctcctcgtcctcctctccgcAGAATGAACCGATTCCTCTGCCAGACAAAAAGCACGGCAGACAATGGCGCGGTCTCCGCTACCGCATTTTCATCGTCTACAGACGGCTGTTCTCGCTGGTCTTCATGGCAAACCTTGCCATGCTGATATGCTTCTTGACGTTCTCCATCAACCGCCGGCATATAACCACCGTTTCCTTTGTCAATCTCACAATTGCGGTCCTCGTCCGGCAAGATATGGCCATCAACATGTTATACGCCGTATGCTGCTCAGTCCCAACGTCATGGCCGCTTGCAATCCGGAAACGCTGCGCAAAGATCTACCATCTTGGAGGCATGCATTCCAGTGCCGCTGTTATGGCTGTGGCTTGGTATACGGGGGCCATCTGTTACAACATCAACTCCTTCGTCAACCAGCCAGAGGATCCTCTTAGGCCTTCCGTTCTAACAATAACGCTGTCCCTTCTGGCTTGCTCAATCTTCATCACAATGATTGGTCTCGCATACCCCACCCTCCGCAAGAAGCACCATGACCTCTTCGAGCGCGTCCATCGGTTCGGCGGGTGGGTTGCCCTCGTGATCATCTGGGTGCAGACCATCTCTTCCATTCGAGAACAGCGCGTCAGCAGCCGCTCTTTGGGACATGCCATAGAGTCAGAGCCGGccttctggatgctgctcGTCATTACTCTCAGCATTGCAAGCTCCTGGCTTTTCTTGCACAGCGTTCCCGTCGACGCAGAAGTTCTCTCAAACCACGCCGTTCGTTTGCACTTCACATATACCGTCCCCGTAAACGGGACGTTCATCCGACTTTCGCGGCGGCCGTTGCTGGAATGGCACTCTTTTGCGGCAGTTCCTGCACCGGAGGCTGTCGATGGGCGGGAAAGGGGTTACAGTCTTGTGGTGTCGAGGGCCGGCGACTGGACAGGAAAGCAGATTGAGAAACCACCTACCCGGATTTGGGTGCGCGGAATTCCAA CCAGCGGCGTAATGCGCATCTCCCCGCTCTTCACCCGTCTCGTCCTTCTGGGAACAGGCTCAGGCATCGGCCCACTGCTTGGTCACATTCAATCCCCAGGCTTAAGACACAGGTGCCCCGTCCGTATAATCTGGTCAACCCCGTCTCCCGTCTCGACATTTGGGCAGGAAATCGTCAACGCGGTCTACGCTGCTGACGCGGGCGCTGTCGTCCACGACACGAAGGTACTAGGCCGACCGGAACTAGTAAAAATATGCTGGGATGCCGTGCAGGAGTTTAAGGCGGAGGGCATCGTTGTCATTAGTAATGAGAAGGTCACCAAGAAGGTTGTTTATGGGATGGAGAGTCGGGGCGTTGCTGCGTACGGGGCGATCTGGGACAGTTAG